GCGTTCACCGAATTCAGCCGGCCGGCCGTCGTGGCGGTCGGCGTGCCGGTGATGATCCTGGCCGGTATCGCCACGTACTTCAACAGCCGCGCGTCGGTAGCCCGGCAGAGCGCGGAGGCGGCAGCCAACCCGCAGACCGCGATGATGAACAAGTTGGCGCTCTACGTCTTCCCGCTCGGCGTGGTGGTCGGTGGACCGTTCCTGCCGCTGGCGATCATCTTCTACTGGTTCGCCAACAACATTTGGACCTTCGGTCAGCAGCACTACGTGTTCGGAATGATCGAGCGGGAAGAAGAAGAAAAGAAGCGCGAGGCGCTCGAACGGCGGGCGGCGAACGCGCCGGCGCCGGGCGCGAAACCGAAACGATCGGCGGGCAAGACCGGCCCGAGCGGTAACGGTTCAGGCGACGATGCGGACGAGGGATCTCCGAAGCCGGGCGGCGATACGGGTAACCGCGCGCCGCGGCCGGGGGCCAAGCCGAAAAAGCGCGGACGCTGACAGACAACCAGTCTTCACCGGGCGACGCCCGGGCACGGGAAGGGAAGCAGATGACAGACACCGAAGCAACCACCAAGGGACACGACACCGACGAAGCGCCAGCCGAGAACGACGTGGACGGCGCCGCCAACGGCGCCACGCTGGCGGGCGGCGACGGCGAGGGCGACCAGGAGGAGCGGCTAGTCGCCGAAGGCGAGATCGCCGGCGACTATTTGGAAGAGCTGCTCGACCTCCTGGATTTCGATGGTGACATCGATCTGGACGTCGAGGGCAGCCGCGCGATCGTCAGCATCGACGGCAGCGATGACCTCAACAAGTTGGTCGGCCGCAAAGGCGAGGTGCTCGACGCGCTGCAGGAACTGACCCGACTGGCCGTTCACCAGAAGACCGGTGTGCGGAGCCGGCTGATGCTCGACATCGCGAGCTGGCGTCGGCGCCGTCGCGAAGAGTTGGCCGCGTTGGGGGACAAGGTCGCCAAGCGCGTACTCGAAAGCGGCGGCCGCGAAGAATTGGCTCCGATGACGCCCTTTGAGCGCAAGATCGTCCACGATGCCGTGGCTGCGGTCAGCGGGGTGCACAGCGAGAGCGAGGGCGTCGAGCCCACCCGCCGCGTCGTCGTCCTGGCCGACTGATTGGCGCGCCGTTAGTTACACCGATGTAGTTCACCGGGTCACCGGACGGGAGGAATGTTTCACGTGAAACATGTCGATCCTCCTGATGGCGCGACACCGCTCGTCCCGCCTGCGGCAGCCGCCGCCGTCTTCGGCGAGCGCCTACCTTTTGCCGTGCGCTACGCGGAGATCCTGGCGTCCCTCGGCGTCGAGTGGGGTCTGCTCGGTCCCCGCGAAGTCGACCGCATCTGGGATCGGCATCTGCTGAATTGCGCGGTCGTGGCGGAACTCGTCGAGCCCGGCGATCGGGTCGTCGACATCGGTAGCGGCGCCGGATTGCCCGGCCTGCCGCTGGCGATCGCGAAGCCAGGCCTGCGGGTGGTGCTCGTCGAATCGTTGCTACGCCGAGCCGAATTCCTGCGCTTGGTGGTCGACGAACTCGGGCTGGATGTAGAAGTGGTTCGCGGCCGCGCCGAGGACGCCGATGCGCGCGCGGCGGCCGGTGGCGCCGACGCCGTGACGTCGAGGGCGGTAGCGTCGCTGGATAAGCTGGCCCGCTGGAGCCTGCCATTGCTGCGGGACGGTGGCCGGCTGTTGGCCATAAAAGGGGAGCGGGCAGGTGCCGAGGTGTGCGAACACCAGCGTGTGCTGACCAAGTTAGGCGCCCCCGATGCCAGGGTGGTGGAATGTGGCGTGGGCCTTCTAACCCCCCCGACAACGGTGGTGGTGGCTCAACGCCAGAAGCCAGCGTCGTTCCGGAATTCAACGCGTCGACGATCGAGCAGGGAGAGCCAATGAATGCGCCGTACGACCCCCTCGGCCCGGCTGGCGGCATCGTTTCACGTGAAACATCGGACATCGATACGCCGATAGGAGCTGCCGCGGAAAGGGCGACGCAGGTGCTCTCCAAGTCCTGCGAGCCGCTGAGCCGCCCGGCACACCGACGCCTCTTCACCATCGCAAACCAAAAGGGTGGTGTTGGGAAGACGACGACAGCGGTAAACCTGGCGGCGGCGCTCGCCGTCCAAGGACTCCGGACGCTCGTCATCGACCTGGATCCGCAGGGTAACGCGAGCACCGCGCTAGGCATCTCGGACCGGCACTCCGGCACGCCGTCGTCCTATGAGGTACTCCTCGGTGAGATCCCGTTGAAGGATGCGATGCGACAGAGCCCGCACAGCGACCGGCTTTACTGCGTGCCGTCGACCATCGACCTGGCCGGCGCCGAGATCGAATTGGTCAGCATGGTCGCCCGCGAGAATCGGTTGCGAACTGCGCTTGCCGAACTGGATACCGTCGACTTCGACTACGTGTTCATCGACTGCCCGCCGTCCCTCGGCCTGCTGACCATCAACGCGTTGGTGGCCGCGCCCGAGGTGCTGATCCCGATCCAGTGCGAGTACTACGCGCTGGAGGGCGTGTCGCAATTGATGAACAACATCAACTTGGTCAAGGCGCACCTGAATCCCGGCTTGGACGTCAGCACCGTAATCCTCACCATGTACGACGGGCGCACCAAATTGGCCGACCAGGTCGCCGAGGAAGTCCGCCGGTTCTTCGGCCCGAAGGTGTTGAAGACGGTGATCCCGCGCAGCGTCAAAGTGTCCGAAGCGCCGGGCTACAGCATGACGATCATCGATTACGATCCCGGTTCACGGGGCGCGATGAGTTACCTCGACGCCAGCCGCGAGATTGCCGAGCGCGGTGTGATGACAGCCGATGAAGGGAATCACCGATGAGCCAGCAGACGCGCAAGAAGGGCGGACTCGGCCGGGGTCTTGCCTCGCTGATTCCGACCGGACCGGCCGAGGGGGAGACCGACTCGGCGCAACTCGGCGGCCCACGAATCGGCGCCGCCGCAGCCGACATCCTGATGGGCGGCCCGCCCGCAGCGATCCCGTCCGACGTCGGCGCGGTGTACCGAGAGATCGAGCCGACGCAAATTCAACCCAACCCGCGTCAGCCAAGACAAGTATTCGACGACGAGGCGCTGTCGGAACTCGTCCACTCGATCCGCGAGTTCGGTCTGATGCAGCCGATCGTGGTCCGCGACCTCGGTGCGGCATCGAGTCCCCGATACCAACTTGTGATGGGGGAGCGGCGGTGGCGCGCGGCCCAGACCGCCGGCCTGACGGCCATCCCAGCCATCGTCCGAGAGACCGCCGAGGACAACCTGTTGCGCGACGCGCTCCTCGAAAACATCCACCGAGCGCAGCTGAATCCGTTGGAAGAGGCGGCGGCATACCAGCAATTGCTCGACGAGTTCGACGTGACTCACGACGAGCTGGCGGCTCGAATCGGCCGGTCACGGCCGCTGATTTCCAACATGATCCGGTTGCTGCGGTTACCAATCGCCGTCCAGCGCCGAGTCGCGGCCGGCGTTCTGTCAGCAGGCCACGCCCGAGCACTGCTGTCCCTGGAAGCCGGCGCGGAAGCGCAGGAGGCGCTCGCGGCACGCATCGTCGCCGAGGGACTGTCGGTCCGAGCGACCGAAGAGGCGGTCACCCTCGCAAACCGGAGCGAGCCAGGCAAGCCCGCGGCGCCGAAGCGCAAACCGATTCAGATGCCCGGGCTCCAGGACATTGCCGAACAACTATCGGGTGCCTTCGATACACGGGTCACGGTCAGCCTCGGCAAGCGCAAGGGCAAAATCGTGGTCGAATTCGGTTCCGTGGACGATTTGCAGCGCATTGTCGAGTTGATGAACTCGCCGAAGAGCTGACCGGCTACACCAACCCGTTACGTCACTGTGACACTCCGCCCGATTTAGCCGCCCCGATATGCCGATGACCGACGAAAACGACTGTGCCCGAATTGAATTGGAGGCGAACGCCACGTTGGGCGCCGCAACGCACCACCACGACCGCGTAATCGCCGACCGATCGCCGTTCGGTCGGTCGAAGGTAGGTGCGAGCGGGTATCGCGGGCCTCGGCATCGGGGTACGCTCGGCTGCGGGGTGGGGGACCACGGGGATGACGGGCCGCCAATGACCGCCCCCCACGGAGGCCCAGGAGTCTAGTGTCTGCACGAATCACACCGCTGCGACTCGAAGCCTTCGATCAGCTGCCGAAGCATGCGCGCCGCTGTGTCTTCTGGGAAGTCGACCCCGCCACCCTCGGCCAACACGATCAACTCGCCGACCCTGAATTCGAGAAAGAAGCCTGGTTCTCGATGGTCATGCTGGAATGGGGATCGTGCGGCCAAGTGGCCACCGCCATGCCGGCCGACGGCGACCCCGGCGAGTCGGCGTGCCTGGGCTACGCCTTCTACGCGCCACCACGCACGGTCCCGCGGGCCCATCGTTTTCCCACCGCGCCGGTGTCGCCCGACGCTGTGTTGCTGACCTCCATGCGGGTCGAGCCCGGACCGGACGCCGACGAATTGCCGTACACCCTGGTGGCTCGAGTCGTCGACGAGTTGGTCCGCCGCGGTGTGCGAGCCCTCGAAGCGTTCGGCCGCACCGAGAAAGTCGCGGAGCTGACAACCTTGGCGAGCGTAGATCCCGAGCTGATGCCGGTGCTCGAGGTGCTGGGGGACTGCTCGGCCGAGCAGTGTGTGATCGATGCCGAATTTCTGCTCGACGCGGGATTCGTCGTGGTGGCGGCGCATCCCTATTTTCCGCGACTGCGCCTCGAACTGGACAAGGGTCTGGGGTGGAAGGCCGAAGTCGAGGCGGCGCTGGAGCGACTGCTGGAGAGTGCGGCGCTGCAACAGCCCGTCGCGGCGGGAGCCCCGGGCGACGTGGGCGTCGGCTAGGAACTGCTGGCGCGGCCGGCCTGCTCGACGGCGAGCTCGTGAGCAAGCAGCTCGGCAAACGTGAACGTGCCGGTGGGCCGATCGTTTTTGCCGAGCAGGTAGAGCCGCTTGACGGCGGCCAGGATCCCTTCGGCGATCGCGTCGCGGGCCTGCGTGGTGGTCAGCATGGCCCGATCATGTGGGTTGCTGATATAGCCGACGTCGACCTGCACTGTGGGCATCCGGGTCAGGCGCAGCAGATCCCAGGTGCGGCCGTGGGTGCGGCAATCACGTAAACCGGTGCGCGCCACCACTTCTCGTTGAATGAAGTCGGCGAGGTTACGGCCGATGGTCGACACCGAGCCGTGCGAATTACCGAAGTGGAACGAGGCGACGCCGCTGGCCGACGGGCTGGCCTGGGTTTCACAGCGCAGGCTGATCATCAGGTCTGCGCCGACGGCGTTGGCGGTCGCCGCGCGCTCGTGGTCGGACGGGCTGCGGTTGGTCGGCCGCGAGAGGAACGTCTCCATGCCGATCGCCGTCATTCGGCCTTCGAGCCGACTTCCCAAGTCCCAAAGAATGTCCGCTTCGCTGATCGGCCCCGCCGACCCGTGCGCGATCAGGCCGTGGTCGTTGCCGCCGCGGCCCGGGTCGATGATGATCCGCTTGCCCGAGAGTCGCGGCCCCGACCGGCGCACCAATTCTTCTTCGCGAATCGCGTGCAGCGAGCCGCCGGTTACCCGCGAACTGAGAAAGTACAAGGAGCGCAACGTTTCTGGGCCGCAGATGCCGTCGGCGTACAGCCCGTACTCGCGCTGGTACGACATCAGACCGTTGTGCGTCTGCAGGCCGAAGTACCCGTCTACCAGGCCGGTGTAGAAACCGAGATCCTGCAAGCGGGCCTGCAGCGTTGCGACGTCGTCGCCGTACATCGGCGCACCGAACTGGTGATGCAGGGTGCGAGCGCCCAGCCGGTAAGAAGCTTCCCGCAACGCGCGATTGGTGGCCTCCCCGACGATCCCGTCGACAAGTAGACCGCGGTGCTGTTGGAACGCACGTACTGCATGGTCGAGCTCGTCGTCGAAGACGTCGGCGGCAATATGCCGTCCGGTGTTGAGATCGGCATCCGCACCGACCAGGTGGCCGAGCGCGATCAGTGACGCGCGGATCTCAGTGACCGCCGCGTTACGGTCACCGCGGCGCAGCTCAGCGCCGTCGCCGCCGTGCGGTCCTGACATTTCAAGGCCTCCGGTAAGCCGGTGTTAGCCCTGCCGCTTGTTTGACAGGCTTGGCCGTATTGTCTCAGACGCTTTACGGTTTCGGGAAAACGCCAGGCGAGCGCGTCGACGTCCAGCGAACTACGCGAGGCCCGGCACGGCGTCGGAAAGCTCGCGCAGCAGAGCCGCCTTGCCCTTGGCGCCGACGATGCGCTT
This genomic stretch from Mycobacterium paraterrae harbors:
- a CDS encoding protein jag; this translates as MTDTEATTKGHDTDEAPAENDVDGAANGATLAGGDGEGDQEERLVAEGEIAGDYLEELLDLLDFDGDIDLDVEGSRAIVSIDGSDDLNKLVGRKGEVLDALQELTRLAVHQKTGVRSRLMLDIASWRRRRREELAALGDKVAKRVLESGGREELAPMTPFERKIVHDAVAAVSGVHSESEGVEPTRRVVVLAD
- the rsmG gene encoding 16S rRNA (guanine(527)-N(7))-methyltransferase RsmG, which gives rise to MFHVKHVDPPDGATPLVPPAAAAAVFGERLPFAVRYAEILASLGVEWGLLGPREVDRIWDRHLLNCAVVAELVEPGDRVVDIGSGAGLPGLPLAIAKPGLRVVLVESLLRRAEFLRLVVDELGLDVEVVRGRAEDADARAAAGGADAVTSRAVASLDKLARWSLPLLRDGGRLLAIKGERAGAEVCEHQRVLTKLGAPDARVVECGVGLLTPPTTVVVAQRQKPASFRNSTRRRSSRESQ
- a CDS encoding ParA family protein, yielding MNAPYDPLGPAGGIVSRETSDIDTPIGAAAERATQVLSKSCEPLSRPAHRRLFTIANQKGGVGKTTTAVNLAAALAVQGLRTLVIDLDPQGNASTALGISDRHSGTPSSYEVLLGEIPLKDAMRQSPHSDRLYCVPSTIDLAGAEIELVSMVARENRLRTALAELDTVDFDYVFIDCPPSLGLLTINALVAAPEVLIPIQCEYYALEGVSQLMNNINLVKAHLNPGLDVSTVILTMYDGRTKLADQVAEEVRRFFGPKVLKTVIPRSVKVSEAPGYSMTIIDYDPGSRGAMSYLDASREIAERGVMTADEGNHR
- a CDS encoding ParB/RepB/Spo0J family partition protein, with the translated sequence MSQQTRKKGGLGRGLASLIPTGPAEGETDSAQLGGPRIGAAAADILMGGPPAAIPSDVGAVYREIEPTQIQPNPRQPRQVFDDEALSELVHSIREFGLMQPIVVRDLGAASSPRYQLVMGERRWRAAQTAGLTAIPAIVRETAEDNLLRDALLENIHRAQLNPLEEAAAYQQLLDEFDVTHDELAARIGRSRPLISNMIRLLRLPIAVQRRVAAGVLSAGHARALLSLEAGAEAQEALAARIVAEGLSVRATEEAVTLANRSEPGKPAAPKRKPIQMPGLQDIAEQLSGAFDTRVTVSLGKRKGKIVVEFGSVDDLQRIVELMNSPKS
- a CDS encoding acetyltransferase, yielding MSARITPLRLEAFDQLPKHARRCVFWEVDPATLGQHDQLADPEFEKEAWFSMVMLEWGSCGQVATAMPADGDPGESACLGYAFYAPPRTVPRAHRFPTAPVSPDAVLLTSMRVEPGPDADELPYTLVARVVDELVRRGVRALEAFGRTEKVAELTTLASVDPELMPVLEVLGDCSAEQCVIDAEFLLDAGFVVVAAHPYFPRLRLELDKGLGWKAEVEAALERLLESAALQQPVAAGAPGDVGVG
- a CDS encoding N-acetylmuramoyl-L-alanine amidase, whose amino-acid sequence is MSGPHGGDGAELRRGDRNAAVTEIRASLIALGHLVGADADLNTGRHIAADVFDDELDHAVRAFQQHRGLLVDGIVGEATNRALREASYRLGARTLHHQFGAPMYGDDVATLQARLQDLGFYTGLVDGYFGLQTHNGLMSYQREYGLYADGICGPETLRSLYFLSSRVTGGSLHAIREEELVRRSGPRLSGKRIIIDPGRGGNDHGLIAHGSAGPISEADILWDLGSRLEGRMTAIGMETFLSRPTNRSPSDHERAATANAVGADLMISLRCETQASPSASGVASFHFGNSHGSVSTIGRNLADFIQREVVARTGLRDCRTHGRTWDLLRLTRMPTVQVDVGYISNPHDRAMLTTTQARDAIAEGILAAVKRLYLLGKNDRPTGTFTFAELLAHELAVEQAGRASSS